A single region of the Archangium lipolyticum genome encodes:
- a CDS encoding response regulator: protein MSEGRHRVLVVEDHADSRELLAEFLEALGYEVDVAGNGLEALERLRGAPRPKAVLLDLMMPVMSGWELMRHVREDPALCSLPVVVVSGVGATQPLPEGVLGAVPKPVDLNALRALIEQALRGP from the coding sequence ATGAGTGAAGGGCGACACCGCGTCCTCGTCGTGGAGGACCATGCCGACAGCCGCGAACTGCTCGCCGAGTTCCTCGAAGCGCTCGGCTACGAGGTGGACGTGGCGGGCAATGGCCTGGAGGCGCTCGAGCGGCTGCGGGGCGCGCCTCGCCCGAAGGCGGTGCTGCTGGATTTGATGATGCCGGTGATGAGCGGCTGGGAGCTGATGCGGCACGTGCGGGAAGATCCGGCCCTGTGCTCGCTGCCGGTGGTGGTGGTCTCCGGCGTGGGAGCCACCCAGCCGCTCCCCGAGGGCGTCCTCGGCGCCGTGCCCAAGCCGGTGGATCTCAACGCGCTGAGGGCCCTCATCGAACAGGCCCTGCGCGGCCCTTAG
- a CDS encoding helix-turn-helix domain-containing protein yields the protein MGQPSTGKLAANVGEIARQARLRAGLTQADVAERVGLATEVYGRLERGRMLPSVPSLRRLCIALRMPSDTFLGLNTGEVPTWAAESAPPEEFDESPELRRLMRTLRKLEGSQLKLIGLVAAALQKR from the coding sequence ATGGGACAACCGTCGACGGGCAAGCTGGCAGCAAACGTGGGCGAGATCGCGCGTCAGGCGCGGCTGCGTGCGGGGCTGACCCAGGCGGACGTCGCGGAGCGGGTGGGGCTGGCGACCGAGGTGTATGGCCGGCTGGAGCGGGGTCGGATGTTGCCCAGTGTGCCGTCGTTGCGCCGGTTGTGCATCGCGTTGCGCATGCCCTCGGACACCTTCCTGGGCCTCAACACCGGCGAGGTGCCCACGTGGGCGGCCGAGTCCGCTCCGCCCGAGGAGTTCGATGAGAGCCCCGAGCTGCGCCGCCTCATGCGCACCCTGCGCAAGCTGGAGGGCTCGCAGCTCAAGCTGATCGGCCTCGTGGCCGCGGCGTTGCAGAAGCGCTAG